The following coding sequences are from one Gadus morhua chromosome 10, gadMor3.0, whole genome shotgun sequence window:
- the nkx3-2 gene encoding homeobox protein Nkx-3.2 isoform X2 — MAVRSNSLMPFSIQAILNKKEDSRGHLPDLDMCFSKTSCWKIFGEMNSGSADFPSACRPSSDGGTCEPGDNKSYDSDSGLSDDNDGKPVVCKTETEVDPASDLLEESLQEETDHESTAVENAKGLSDCEPNVSDSNNLDEAGSDQSADQPKQRKKRSRAAFSHAQVFELERRFNHQRYLSGPERADLAASLKLTETQVKIWFQNRRYKTKRRQMAADLMASAPTAKKVAVKVLVRDDQRQYSPGELLRPPLLALQPSYYYPYGAYCLPAWTLSACAGNP, encoded by the exons ATGGCCGTGCGTAGCAATTCATTGATGCCTTTCTCCATCCAAGCCATTTTGAATAAAAAAGAGGACAGTCGTGGACATTTACCCGATTTGGATATGTGTTTCTCAAAGACGTCCTGTTGGAAAATATTCGGGGAAATGAACAGCGGATCTGCGGACTTTCCCTCGGCGTGCAGGCCGAGCAGCGACGGGGGAACCTGCGAGCCGGGCGACAACAAAAGTTACGACTCCGACTCGGGTCTGAGCGACGATAACGACGGTAAGCCGGTGGTGTGTAAGACCGAGACCGAGGTGGACCCCGCCTCAGACCTGCTGGAGGAGAGCCTGCAGGAGGAGACGGACCATGAATCCACCGCCGTGGAGAACGCGAAGGGACTCAGCGACTGTGAGCCCAATGTCTCGG ATTCCAACAACCTCGACGAGGCGGGAAGCGATCAAAGCGCCGACCAGCCCAAGCAGAGGAAGAAGCGCTCGCGAGCCGCCTTCTCCCACGCACAGGTCTTCGAGCTCGAGCGGCGCTTCAACCACCAGCGCTACCTCTCGGGGCCCGAGAGGGCCGACCTGGCTGCCTCCCTGAAGCTCACCGAGACCCAGGTCAAgatctggttccagaaccgACGCTACAAGACGAAGCGTCGTCAGATGGCCGCCGATTTAATGGCGTCGGCCCCCACGGCGAAAAAGGTGGCGGTTAAGGTGTTGGTCCGGGACGACCAGAGACAGTACAGCCCGGGAGAACTGCTGCGGCCCCCGCTGCTTGCCCTGCAGCCGTCCTACTATTACCCCTACGGCGCGTACTGCCTTCCCGCCTGGACGCTATCCGCGTGCGCTGGGAACCCATAA
- the nkx3-2 gene encoding homeobox protein Nkx-3.2 isoform X1: MAVRSNSLMPFSIQAILNKKEDSRGHLPDLDMCFSKTSCWKIFGEMNSGSADFPSACRPSSDGGTCEPGDNKSYDSDSGLSDDNDGKPVVCKTETEVDPASDLLEESLQEETDHESTAVENAKGLSDCEPNVSGKRRKRQTLHSNNLDEAGSDQSADQPKQRKKRSRAAFSHAQVFELERRFNHQRYLSGPERADLAASLKLTETQVKIWFQNRRYKTKRRQMAADLMASAPTAKKVAVKVLVRDDQRQYSPGELLRPPLLALQPSYYYPYGAYCLPAWTLSACAGNP, encoded by the exons ATGGCCGTGCGTAGCAATTCATTGATGCCTTTCTCCATCCAAGCCATTTTGAATAAAAAAGAGGACAGTCGTGGACATTTACCCGATTTGGATATGTGTTTCTCAAAGACGTCCTGTTGGAAAATATTCGGGGAAATGAACAGCGGATCTGCGGACTTTCCCTCGGCGTGCAGGCCGAGCAGCGACGGGGGAACCTGCGAGCCGGGCGACAACAAAAGTTACGACTCCGACTCGGGTCTGAGCGACGATAACGACGGTAAGCCGGTGGTGTGTAAGACCGAGACCGAGGTGGACCCCGCCTCAGACCTGCTGGAGGAGAGCCTGCAGGAGGAGACGGACCATGAATCCACCGCCGTGGAGAACGCGAAGGGACTCAGCGACTGTGAGCCCAATGTCTCGGGTAAGCGGAGGAAACGACAAAcattgc ATTCCAACAACCTCGACGAGGCGGGAAGCGATCAAAGCGCCGACCAGCCCAAGCAGAGGAAGAAGCGCTCGCGAGCCGCCTTCTCCCACGCACAGGTCTTCGAGCTCGAGCGGCGCTTCAACCACCAGCGCTACCTCTCGGGGCCCGAGAGGGCCGACCTGGCTGCCTCCCTGAAGCTCACCGAGACCCAGGTCAAgatctggttccagaaccgACGCTACAAGACGAAGCGTCGTCAGATGGCCGCCGATTTAATGGCGTCGGCCCCCACGGCGAAAAAGGTGGCGGTTAAGGTGTTGGTCCGGGACGACCAGAGACAGTACAGCCCGGGAGAACTGCTGCGGCCCCCGCTGCTTGCCCTGCAGCCGTCCTACTATTACCCCTACGGCGCGTACTGCCTTCCCGCCTGGACGCTATCCGCGTGCGCTGGGAACCCATAA